The Clostridium sp. AWRP genome has a window encoding:
- a CDS encoding ATPase, T2SS/T4P/T4SS family, which produces MFNLGATGSGKSTTLYSLLNNVNRCEKNIVSIEDPVEYTLEGINQVNVNTKIGFNFAEGLRSILRQDPDVIMVGEIRDEETAHIAIRAAVTGHLVLSTLHTNNPLESVIRLQDMGVPEYFIEDALVGVICQRLVRKICTHCKSRYVPSLQEIKELNLSSNCYLYRGKGCSKCSHTGYKGRTVVYQIVSREDIKRQYIKNNKINFKDGIKESNTISLRQKCIELIKSGITTYEELLRLNLSDDYPH; this is translated from the coding sequence ATTTTTAATCTTGGTGCAACCGGTTCCGGGAAATCCACCACATTATATTCTCTGTTAAATAATGTAAACAGATGTGAAAAAAATATAGTTAGCATAGAAGATCCTGTGGAATATACATTAGAAGGTATAAATCAAGTAAATGTAAACACCAAGATAGGGTTTAATTTTGCAGAAGGATTGAGAAGTATACTCAGGCAGGATCCAGATGTAATAATGGTAGGTGAAATAAGAGATGAGGAAACAGCTCATATAGCAATAAGGGCAGCAGTAACGGGGCACTTGGTTTTGAGTACACTGCATACTAATAATCCTCTTGAATCTGTCATAAGGCTTCAAGATATGGGAGTACCAGAATATTTTATAGAAGATGCTCTGGTAGGTGTAATATGCCAGAGACTAGTTAGAAAAATATGTACTCATTGTAAAAGCAGGTATGTACCTTCACTTCAAGAGATTAAAGAACTAAATTTATCTTCTAATTGTTATTTATATAGAGGAAAAGGGTGTTCTAAATGCAGTCATACAGGATATAAGGGAAGAACAGTAGTATACCAGATAGTTAGCAGGGAAGATATTAAAAGACAGTATATAAAAAATAATAAAATTAATTTTAAAGATGGTATAAAAGAATCAAATACGATTTCCTTGAGACAAAAATGTATAGAGCTTATTAAATCAGGAATTACAACTTATGAAGAATTATTAAGGTTAAATTTATCTGATGACTACCCACACTAA
- a CDS encoding helix-turn-helix transcriptional regulator, which translates to MKNATFGTIVELKDTTFTSSIGSKIKKYRLLKNFTQKELGTLMGIDPCQFYYYEHDIFYPRYPSLIKMANILKIDVKKLMDNYYLFITSPKYKNFFENLRLQNNWTYNDVENILGINPYTYREWELGAKLGRDLYIKLRKKLFELKIINKLNIKK; encoded by the coding sequence ATTAAAAATGCGACATTTGGAACTATTGTTGAACTAAAAGACACTACTTTTACATCAAGCATTGGATCTAAAATTAAAAAATATAGACTGCTTAAGAATTTCACTCAAAAAGAACTAGGTACTTTAATGGGAATAGACCCCTGCCAATTCTATTATTATGAACATGACATATTCTATCCAAGATATCCATCTTTAATCAAAATGGCTAATATTCTAAAAATTGATGTTAAAAAGCTAATGGATAATTATTACTTATTCATAACAAGCCCTAAATACAAAAATTTCTTTGAAAATCTTAGATTGCAAAATAATTGGACATATAATGATGTAGAAAATATTCTAGGAATTAACCCTTATACATATAGAGAGTGGGAGCTAGGTGCAAAATTAGGACGAGATCTTTATATAAAATTAAGAAAGAAATTATTTGAACTAAAGATTATAAATAAACTCAATATAAAAAAATAA